DNA sequence from the Lysinibacillus sp. OF-1 genome:
TTAGATTTCCCTAGTGTTGGTGCTACTGAAAATATTATGACAGCCGCATCTTTAGCAGAAGGGACAACTGTAATTGAAAATGCTGCGAAGGAGCCCGAAATTGTCGATCTTGCAAACTTCATCAATAGCATGGGCGGTCGTGTAATTGGTGCTGGTACAAATACAATACGTATCGAAGGAGTCGATACATTATATGGAGTAGAGCACCATATTATTCCCGATCGTATTGAGGCTGGTACATTTATGGTGGCAGCAGCTATTACGAAGGGTGATGTAGTCATTGAAAATGCTGTTCCTGAGCATATGACAGCTTTAATTGCTAAGATGCGTGAAATGGGTGTAGAGATTACTGAACTGGATGAGGGAATCCGTGTACGTGCTCCTCATACATTAAAAGCTGTTGATATTAAAACAATGCCACATCCAGGCTTCCCAACAGATATGCAATCACAAATGATGGCATTAATGTTAACTGCGGAAGGTACGAGTATTATTACAGAAACGGTATTTGAAAATCGTTTTATGCATGTTGAGGAATTCCGTCGCATGAATGCTGGTGCTAAAATAGAAGGACGTTCTGTGTTTATCGAGGGGCCGGTTAATCTTCAGGGAGCTGAAGTAATGGCAACGGATTTACGAGCTGCGGCTGCCCTAATTTTAGCAGGTCTTGTATCTGAAGGAATAACACGTGTGACGAAGCTTCATCATTTAGACCGTGGTTATGTTGATTTCCATGGCAAGCTAGCATCGCTTGGTGCCAACATTGAACGTATTACTGAACTTACTGAAGAAGTAGTGACAGTTGAAGACACAATAATTGAATTACCTACAAACTAAATGGATTTCTCAACCCTTTGCTTTTGGAGCAGAGGGTTTTTTGTTTGCTCATAACTTTAAGAGATCTAGCATATTATTCCTTATGAAAAAATGGATGATTAGTATAGGTGTCATTTGTTTGATTGGAGTATTATACATGCTTCCTGTTATAGGGCTTAGTGAAAGACGAGAGGCTGTCAAACCTCCACCTAGTGATGAGAATGCCTGTGAAATATTTATAGAAGTGGAGGGACAAGAGGAAAAAATCCCTTTGGAAACGTATATTACAGGTGTTGTTGCAGCGGAAATGCCTGTTTCTTTTAAAAAGGAGGCATTGAAAGCCCAAGCGATTGCAGCACGCACATATGCACTGAAAACGACAAATTACGGTAAAACTGCAATTGCTCCAACTGTGGCAAGGCAAGTTTTTTATGATGAGGAGCAAAGAAAGGCGAATTGGGCTAGCAATTTCCTGGGAAATGAAAAGAAAATTGTCGAAGCAATCAATGAAACGAAAGGACAAGTTCTTCTTTATAATAAGGAACTAATTACAGCCATGTTTCACTCGACAAGCAATGGTAAAACAGAAAGTGCCTTTGGCTATAGTGGGAATGATATTCCATATTTGAAAAGTGTTGCAAGTATCTCAGATCAAGCATCACCGAAGTTTGAGGCTCAGCAAGAATGGACATTAGCACAATGGAATAAGTTGTGGCCTGTACAGTGGCAAGCTAGTGATTTTAATCGTATCCAGCTATTTTACAATGAGTCAGGGCGAGTAGAGCGTTTACAGTTAGGGAGCAATGTCTGGACTGGTAGAGAGGTTAGAACACTTCTTGGCATACCATCAACTGATTTTACAATTGTCTATGACGCGAAGACAAGAAAGGTCCATGTGACAACCCAAGGTTATGGTCATGGCGTGGGCATGAGTCAATATGGCGCTGAGGCAATGGCAAACGAAGGGAAAACGGCTGCCGAAATTTTACACTATTATTATCAAGATATTGAAATAAAAAAAATAGATGCATGTTTAAAATAACTTCTAGTTGTTCACACTGCAACTAGAGGTGATGAAAATGAGAGAGGATAAAAACAATAAAACTTCTCAAAACCAAAATCCAAATCAAAAGGAAAATGGTCAATTACAAAAGAAACCTTGGTTTTGGCCAGCAGTTTACACAGGTGGTGCACTAGTTCTAGCAGGATTGTTATTTGGTTACAATAGTCTCGTATCAAAAGTAGAAGAGGCTCCTTTACCAGATTTAGCGGAAGTTGATCCAGGTCCTGTAGTAGAAACAAATGCACGTACTGAAAACATGAAGTACCCATTCAAAGAAGAGAGTCTTAGTAAAGTACAAGTTTTACAAGAGTTCTACGAGTTAGAGGCAAATGAAGAGTCCCGTGAAAATGCACTAATGGTATTTAATCAAACATTTACAACGTCTTCTGGTATCTCTATCGCTATGAATGGTGAAGAATTTGAAGTACTAGCTGCTATGAGTGGTAAAGTACTAGAGGTAAAACTAGACGCATTTACAGGCAATAAGATTGTAATTGAGCATCCAAACGGTATGCAAACACATTATAGCTCTGTAAAGGATATCGCTGTTAAAGAAGGCGATGAGGTTACACAAGGTCAGGCATTAGGAAAAGCAACTGATAACGAGTGGAATCAAGCGGCTGGCGTCCACATGCATTTCGAAGTTCTTGAAGACGGAAAATATATTAATCCGAAAAAATTACTAGCTTTTTAATTCGAAAAGCTAGTAACGCATAAAAAGTCAGCATTTTATCAGGAAAATGCAAAAAATGTTCTGAATAGCTTTGTCCTTACATAAGGTGAAGAAATGCGCAAATGTGCATCTGATTGCCAAAGCATTTTGTGAAATTGTGTGGAAAGGACGAAGAAAGTGCATGAGCACATTCGGAAGCGCTGCATACGCCTCGGTGAATTACTGATTGAGACGCGTGAGACTGTGCGTGTCCTCGCGAAAATGACTGGTTATTCAAAAAGTACGGTGCACAAGGATTTAACAGAGCGATTACCAACAATTCATGAAGGATTAGCTGACCAAGTGAAAGAAATACTCGCCTACCATAAGGCCGTACGTCATATTCGTGGAGGAGAAGCAACGAAAAACAAGTGGAAAGAGAGAGCGAGTCAAGACTGATTCGTTCTTTTTTATTGTCTTGGAAATGTATTTATGACGAATTCTATGGAATAGTAATTCTATATTATAGCCGTTCATAACCTGAAAAGAAAACAGTCCCATTCACTAAATTTAGGTGAAATTACCAATAGAATATGATAAAATATTCTAGATAAAGAGATAAAATGAACGTTATGTAGTTGGAACTGGCGGGAAGGAGAAATTATAGAATGTTTTCGAAAGATATTGGCATTGACTTAGGAACTGCGAACGTATTAATCCACGTTAAAGGTAAAGGAATCGTCCTAAATGAACCATCTGTGGTGGCGATTGACAAAAAGACAAACAAAGTATTAGCGGTAGGGGAAGAAGCTCGCCAAATGGTAGGGAGAACGCCAGGTAATATTACAGCAATTCGCCCACTAAGAGATGGAGTCATTGCAGATTTTGATGTGACAGAGGCGATGTTAAGACATTTCATCAATAAATTAAATGTAAAAGGATTTTTGGCGAAGCCACGAATTTTAATTTGCTGTCCAACGAACATCACAAGTGTTGAGCAAAAAGCAATCCGTGAAGCCGCAGAAAAATCTGGCGGTAAAAAGGTATATTTAGAGGAAGAACCAAAAGTAGCTGCTATCGGTGCAGGTATGGATATCTTCCAACCAAGTGGTAATATGGTAGTCGATATAGGTGGCGGAACAACAGATATCGCAGTTCTATCAATGGGTGATATTGTAACAAGTGAATCCATTAAAGTAGCAGGAGATGTGTTTGATAACGACATTTTGCAATATATTAAAAAAGAATATAAATTGCTAATTGGTGAACGTACAGCAGAAGCAATCAAGATGACAATTGGTACGGTTTTCAAAGGTAGCCGCAACGATACAATGGATATTCGTGGTCGTGACATGGTAACAGGTTTACCACGTACTATTACAATTCATTCCGAGGAAATTGAACGAGCATTGCACGAGTCTGTAGCGATGATTGTCCAATCAGCAAAAAATGTCTTAGAAAAAACACCACCTGAGCTATCAGCCGATATCATTGACCGTGGCGTTATTATTACGGGTGGCGGTGCACTATTACATGGAATGGATCAGCTATTAATAGAAGAGTTAAAGGTACCTGTCTTCGTTGCAGAGAGACCTATGGATTGTGTAGCAATTGGTACGGGAATAATGCTAGAAAACATTGATCGTGTGCCAGCATCCTTATAAAAATAAAATGAGGTGATTTCTTTGTTTAAAGGGTTTTATACAGTTGCAACAGGTATGATCACGCAACAAAGAAGAACAGAATTACTAACAAATAATTTATCAAATGCGAATACACCAGGATTTAAAGCAGATCAATCAACTATTCGCTCATTTCCAGACATGCTAATGTCTAGTATTGGTAAAACAAATGCTCCCGCCAATCAACAAGCAGGCGCTGAATATATGAGTCAAGTAGGAGCTTTAAATACAGGAACATATTTACAAGAAACATTGCCAAATTACATACAAGGCCAAATCTATAGCACTGATTTTACAACAGATATGGCGCTAATTGATGGAAACTTACCACAAAACGAAGATGGGATTACGGGGTCAATTTTCTTCCGTCTAGAACATCCAGCTGGTGGTGAGGCCTATACACGTAATGGTAATTTCACATTAGATGGTCAAGGCCATTTAGTAAACGGGCAGGGTCTATACGTACTCAATGATGCAGGACAACGTATCCAGCTTCCAAACGATGATTTTCGCCTCGATGAAAATGGAGCCATTTTTGTAAACGATCAGCAAGTAGCACGAGTTGGCGTATCATATGCTGCTAATCCGAACATGCTACGTAAACAGGATAATGGTCTTATTCGTACGGAAAATGGTGAGAACTTACCAACAGCCTATGGTGCGAATGGCGTTTCCTTTACGCTACGTCAAAACTTTTTAGAAGGTTCAAACGTAGATTCTGGTCGCACAATGACAGATTTAATGACAGCCTACCGAGCATTCGAAGCAAATCAAAAAGTATTACAAGCTTATGATCGCAGCATGGAAAAGGCAGTGAATGAAATCGGGAAAATCTAACGGGCGAACAGGAGGCGTTTTATAAATGCTACGTACAATGATGACAGCAACGAACACAATGGGTCAATTACAAAATAAACTAGATACAATTAGTAATAATATTGCTAATAGTAGTACAACCGGTTATAAAACGAAGGAAGCATCCTTCAATGAACTACTTTATCAGCAATTTAACAATGATAAGCAGGACCGAGCTGAACGCCAAACACCAGTTGGTATTCGCTATGGATCTGGTGCCATGCTTGGACAAATTAAATCCAATGAAAAGCAAGGCTCATTACAAACAACGAATCGAGATTTAGACTTTGCTTTCACAAAAGCAAAACAATATTTCAATATTTTAATGCCAAATGGTGAAAATGGAACTGAAACAGTGTATACTCGACAAGGTGACTTTTATTTATCTCCGTTGAATAACGGAACAGTAATGCTCGTAACGGCAGAGGGTTATCCCGTAGCCAATGCAGCAGGACAAGCTATTACATTACCAGATACTGTTCAAAAGTTTGCCGTTCGAGATGGTGGTGTTTTAGAAGCATCTTATCCAAATGGTGATATCATTCGTACGGATTTAGCTGTAACAGAATTCCAAAAACCACAATTAATGGAACATGTTTCTGGTTCTTATGTTGGTTTACCAGACAATCTAGCTGAACTTGGCTTTACACAAGCGGAAGTTCTGACAGAGCTTGTGGGTGCGAACCGTCAGCAAATTGGCATGCAAAGTGGTACACTAGAAATGTCCAATGTAAACCTCTCAAAGGAAATGACAGAACTAATACAAACTCAACGTTCTTATCAGTTCAATGCAAGAGCGGTTACATTAGCAGATCAAATGCTAGGACTAATTAACGGCATTCGATAAAAAGTCATCCAAAAACACATAGTTAGGAATGAAGAGGAGTACAATCTATGACAAACGATTCACGTCGACGTTCTGTGCCGACACAAGAAACCGATACGCAACCAGAAAAGAAAGAACGCCGCTCAAATGGAGAGCAACGCGAGGTTCGCTGGGTGCAAATCCGACTGATTCCGATTTGGTTACGCATTGTAATTGTTCTCGTCTTAGTCGTTGCTGCCGCAGCATTAGGCGCAATGTTTGGCTTCAGTGTGATTGGAGAAGGCAATGCTATGGATATTTTTAAAAGGGACACATGGCAGCATATATTTGATATTATGAACGGTAAAGAATAGCAATATTCTTTACCTTACTTTGTGTATACATACTTAATTTCGAGGGGGAAATTACATGTTAACAGCAGAACAAATTCAAGCAATTTTACCACATCGCTATCCTTTTTTATTCGTTGATCGCATTGTTGAATTAGATGAAGGTAAACGCGCAGTAGGTTTAAAAAATGTTTCGATCAATGAAAACTTCTTTAATGGACACTTCCCAGGCTATCCTGTAATGCCAGGTGTATTAATTGTAGAGGCATTAGCACAAGTGGGTGGAGTCGCTTTATTAAATGCAGAAGAATTCAAGGGACGTTTAGCCTTTTTAACAGGTGTGGATAATTGTCGTTTCAAGCGTCAAGTAGTTCCTGGCGACCAACTTAAATTGGAAGTAGAATTTGTTAAACTTCGTGGCGCAATGGGTAAAGGTCATGGTATAGCGACTGTAGATGGAGAACTTGTATGTGAAGCCGATATTCTATTTGCGATTGGACCTGAACAGCCTAAACAAGCCTAATTTGCATTTGTAGACCAAAAGATATAAAATAGATAAAGTCAAGTTAAAAGTTGATTAGTAGGTTCTTAAATTGCAGTGGCGAAAAAGCGTTTGGGAATTGAAATAGATGTAATTTTTAGGTTTTACAAACGTAGGAGGATTATTAAGATGTATAAGGAATTGTCTTCAGGTATTAAAATTAGCATTACTCGTTCGATTTCGACATCTTTTGAAGCATACTTAGCAAGTATTGGTTGGGATGAAGAACGCTTTTCTATGGAAGACTTCATTGCAAGCTGGCAGACTTATTTTCAGGAGAATGCCGCATGGATCGAAAAAATCCCTGCTGATATATTGTTGAGTGCACAGTTTCATGAAGAGATGGCACAAAAAATCGATGAGGTCATTGCTAAAATTTTAAATGAAGAACCAACAGCGCAGCAGATCGAAACAATCGAGGCATTGCAAAAAGAGCTAGGCACAAACTATAGCTATGACTGTAAAGCAGAAGCAGCATACATTGAACAAGTATTAAAAGAAAAACAAAAATAGTTTGTACAAATATCGGATAGTTCCCTCCTTTCCCGGGCAATCTATGTAGGATCACAAATACACACGATGTATTTGCTGACATAGTACCCAAGAAAGGAGGTTTTTTACTATGTGGAAAATGTCATTTTTAACCATTATTCTTGCAACTGTATTCCTTGGAGGATGTAACTGGGGAAATAATGCAGTCGAAGATCACCCTGTTCGAGACGTCGAAAATGACGTTCGTCGTGGTGTAGACAATGTGGAAGATGCATTAGACCCGAATAATCGTGACGATGCATACGATCGCAACGTAGATGGTACTAACCGAGGTACTGTTAACGAAAATACAACATTGCCTGAAGCGACAACACCTGGATCAAATGCCGATATCAACAGCACAAACGGCTATGACAACGTACCAAATGCTAATGGTGTAAACGGTGTTGAACGTAATGACAACGTAAACAATAATAATGATATTGTCGACGATAAAGTCAAAGACACTGAAAAGTACCGTGATGGTATGAACAACCGATAACATAAAAAAGAGTGTTTCCTAAATGGAAAACACTCTTTTTTGATAAAAAGAAGCGAATACTCGCGGAAGGAAAGCGAATACTCGCGGAAGAAAGGTAAATACTCGCGGAAGAAAGGTGAATACTCGCGGAAGAAAGGTAAATACTCGCGGAAGAAAGGTAAATACTCGCGGAAGAAAGGTAAATACTCGCGGAAGAAAGGTAAATACTCGCGGAAGAAAGGTAAATACTCGCGGAAGAAAGGTAAATACTCGCGGAAGAAAGGTAAATACTCGCGGAAGAAAGGTAAATACTCGCGGAAGAAAGGTAAATACTCGCGGAAGAAAGGTAAATACTCGCGGAAGAAAGGTAAATACTCGCGGAAGAAAGGTGAATACTCGCGGAAGAAAGGTGAATACTCGCGGAAGAAAGGTGAATACTCGCGGAAGAAAGGTGAATACTCGCGGAAGAAAGGTGAATACTCGCGGAAGAAAGGTGAATACTCGCGGAAGAAAGGTGAATACTCGCGGAAGAAAGGTGAATACTCGCGGAAGGAAGGTGAATACTCGCGGAAGGAAAGTGAATACTCGCGGAAGGAAAGTGAATACTCGCGGAAGGAAAGTGAATACTCGCGGAAGAAAGGTGAATACTCGCGAAAGCGAAGTGTATGCCCCATGAGCGTTGCAAATACTCTCGCCAGTGAAGCGAGCCAATCAACCCTCAAAAAATCTCTTCATGTAATCCAATAAATTTTCAGGTAAATGGTAAACACGATTTTTATAGGTTCCGGTATAAGGGAACTGAAATTTCTGAAGCAATCGTGTAGCTGTATCGATAGAATCAATTTTGAAAAATTTACGTAACTGTTGATTAGTAATAGAATGGCTAACCAATAGTTGATAATCGAGCATGGCTTCTGCAAAAATTTCTATACTCCGATAATGACAAAATGAACATTTCCAAATGCCCCGATAGAAATACATATTATGTTGATAGGAACATTTAGGACAAAGCACACCATGCCGAAATCGTGATGGGGCAATCGAAGTTTGAATGTGAGGAATCGTTTGTTTGGAGAGAAGCCCTTGAACCAGTTGAGCTAATTGATCATCTGTTAGCATTTTTTGAGGATGCTTTTTAAAAAGTGACTGGAGATGTTGATGAAGACCTGACACATGAAAAATAGGGAGCGCTTTAGAAGGATTAACGATGATCGCTGAAGGATTTGCTATGACAACGGCACCTTCAATGGGGAGTGAGTAAGAAAGACTTTTAAGAAAACGCATATGACGCTCAGTTTGGGTAAACGCATTTGGAAATCCTTCTACTGTGCCATCTGCCTTTGTGCGTGTACATTGATGTGTGAGTTGATTAAATTCTAGTCGACCATGAATATTTTTAATTTCTAAAACGAAGATAAATTGAGAGCAAATAAAGAGTGTATCAAGCTGATGCATATGTTGAGCAGTGTTCTTGAGACACAAATTATGTAATACGAAAAAAGTATTTGGACATAGTAATTCATGCCATTCGCGGTCCACTTTTTGTTCACCAGCAAAACCTGCATCCAGTCGGCGATATTGTTCCTGATAATAGTGAAACTCAACATCATTCTTTAAAAGCCTCCTCATCACAGCCTCAAGCCATAATAATTTTAAAGGCTTCTCTCTGATAGCAATAACCAAATATAACGCTCCTTTTTAAATTGTATTGTACTGAAAAATGGCAGCTTGTCCAATAAAAAAACGATGCAAAATTCGCATCGCTAATCATTTTTTAATTTTGGTCGCTGCTTCATATCTTTCGTAAAGCGCTCCAGTAAATCCTCTAGGGATACACCCTCAGCAAGTAGCTCGGAAAGCAATTGTTCAGCATATTTAGAGCGTTTAATTTTGAGTGTTCCTTTTAGTAGTACTGAAACATGATCACCAATTTCTTGAACTGTATGTACGATTACCTGAAAAGGAGCGGGTTCATTATCTGGAAATGAAATAACTGCACGGACATTGCAGACGGTAGCATTTACTAAGAGTTCATCAAAGGTTGAGCGATATTGTTTTTCCATAAACAATTCTAGTATCCAAGATTGATGGCTGTTTTCCTGATTAATAATAATGCCATCGACTAAAGGGAATGGTTGTACGCCATCTTTCGTGACAAGGTCAAAGGAAAGCATTTTAAATGTTTTCATTATGTATATTCCTCCTAAGTCTGTCATTCTTTTATTATAACACATGAAGTAGTGGCTGTTTGTTATGTGCACCTGTGACGATATTTCAAAACCTGCGAAAATGCTGATTTCATGAAATAGCATTTGCCATTACAGTCCAAAGCATTCAGCTAGAAAATTAAAAAAAATTAGCAAATTAAAAATGCTAATTTACCCAATTTATGCTGCAAAACAGAAGGAAATTTATAATATCGGATTTTGCCAATGCGGATATCCTTTTGTAAGATGAAAGCAATCCAACAGAAAGGTGGTGAACGAATGAATCAAGTCGGACTGGTCGGAAGGTTTACGAAAGATCCGGTGTTACGTTACTTATCTGGAAATCGTGTACAGACTCATTTTTCATTGGCCATTAACCGCAATTTTAAAAACAATCGTGGAGAAGTAGATGCAGACTTTATTTTCTGTACAGCTTGGGGAAGGCTAGCAGAACATATCGTCAAATATTGCGGTAAAGGCTCTTTAATCGGTGCAAATGGTCGTATTCAAACAAGATCATTTGTAAATGAAGAAAACACTAAGATTTTTATGACAGAGGTGGTTGTAGAAGATATACGATTTTATCATCTCAAACAAAGGAATAGTGACGAAACGGCTATTGTACCGCCACAGCCACCGAATGAACAGGAAGACTTAAAAGATTTTGTTTTACCATAGACAAGCTATTTACATACGGAGCAAGAGAAATATCGTTGTCTGATCCGCCATTCTCCTTATATTTCTTGCACCGTAGCAACAGAAAGGAATGATGTATACACATATTAAAAAGACATTGCTGAAGACCGCACAGCAATGGATGTTTTGACACAACTAAATAAGAATGTTTGAAGTAAGTAGGGATAAGAAGTAACGAGGTTCCACTAAAAGAGCGCCAAGAACAATGTAGCTCTTGGCGCATCTAATTACTATATGTCCAATGTTATTAGATCACGAAGTTCTTGATCTTCTAACTCGGTCAACCACTGGCTTGATTGAATGAGTTCTTCGGATAATGCAGATTTCTGCACCAGCATTTTATCAATTTTTTCTTCAATTGTACCGATGGTTACAAATTTATGGACCTGCACAAATTGTGTCTGCCCAATGCGATAAGCACGATCAGTTGCTTGATTTTCGACAGCGGGGTTCCACCAGCGATCTGCATGTAAAACATGATTAGCAGCTGTTAAATTAAGACCTGTTCCACCTGCTTTTAAGGAAAGAATAAATATAGGGAAGTCTCCTGCCTGAAAAGCCTCTACTAAGCGGTCACGCTGCTGCTTAGGCATAGCACCAGTTAAAAACGGTGCATCCACATTGTATAGTTCACTTAAACAATGCTGTAGCAATTGCCCCATTCCGATATACTGTGTAAAGATAAGGCATTGTTCGCCATTGTCCACAATCTCTGCTGCCATTTGTACAATGCGCTCTAGCTTAGTCGAACGTGCAAGCATTGTTTCGGCATCCTCGAAAGATTCCTTTAAATATAAGGCAGGATGATTACATAGTTGCTTTAACTTACTAAGCATCTTTAAAACACGTCCCTTTTTTTGAAAACCTGTTA
Encoded proteins:
- the murA gene encoding UDP-N-acetylglucosamine 1-carboxyvinyltransferase — protein: MDKIIVTGGQKLQGKVRVEGAKNAVLPILAAALLASKGENVIKEVPNLADVFTINEVLKSLNAAVTYIPEDNAVYIDATKELSSEAQFEFVSKMRASILVMGSLLARNGYARVALPGGCAIGSRPIELHLKGFEAMGAKISFGHGYVEAKTEGRLKGANVYLDFPSVGATENIMTAASLAEGTTVIENAAKEPEIVDLANFINSMGGRVIGAGTNTIRIEGVDTLYGVEHHIIPDRIEAGTFMVAAAITKGDVVIENAVPEHMTALIAKMREMGVEITELDEGIRVRAPHTLKAVDIKTMPHPGFPTDMQSQMMALMLTAEGTSIITETVFENRFMHVEEFRRMNAGAKIEGRSVFIEGPVNLQGAEVMATDLRAAAALILAGLVSEGITRVTKLHHLDRGYVDFHGKLASLGANIERITELTEEVVTVEDTIIELPTN
- the spoIID gene encoding stage II sporulation protein D — its product is MKKWMISIGVICLIGVLYMLPVIGLSERREAVKPPPSDENACEIFIEVEGQEEKIPLETYITGVVAAEMPVSFKKEALKAQAIAARTYALKTTNYGKTAIAPTVARQVFYDEEQRKANWASNFLGNEKKIVEAINETKGQVLLYNKELITAMFHSTSNGKTESAFGYSGNDIPYLKSVASISDQASPKFEAQQEWTLAQWNKLWPVQWQASDFNRIQLFYNESGRVERLQLGSNVWTGREVRTLLGIPSTDFTIVYDAKTRKVHVTTQGYGHGVGMSQYGAEAMANEGKTAAEILHYYYQDIEIKKIDACLK
- a CDS encoding M23 family metallopeptidase; translated protein: MREDKNNKTSQNQNPNQKENGQLQKKPWFWPAVYTGGALVLAGLLFGYNSLVSKVEEAPLPDLAEVDPGPVVETNARTENMKYPFKEESLSKVQVLQEFYELEANEESRENALMVFNQTFTTSSGISIAMNGEEFEVLAAMSGKVLEVKLDAFTGNKIVIEHPNGMQTHYSSVKDIAVKEGDEVTQGQALGKATDNEWNQAAGVHMHFEVLEDGKYINPKKLLAF
- a CDS encoding sporulation transcriptional regulator SpoIIID; the protein is MHEHIRKRCIRLGELLIETRETVRVLAKMTGYSKSTVHKDLTERLPTIHEGLADQVKEILAYHKAVRHIRGGEATKNKWKERASQD
- a CDS encoding rod shape-determining protein; its protein translation is MFSKDIGIDLGTANVLIHVKGKGIVLNEPSVVAIDKKTNKVLAVGEEARQMVGRTPGNITAIRPLRDGVIADFDVTEAMLRHFINKLNVKGFLAKPRILICCPTNITSVEQKAIREAAEKSGGKKVYLEEEPKVAAIGAGMDIFQPSGNMVVDIGGGTTDIAVLSMGDIVTSESIKVAGDVFDNDILQYIKKEYKLLIGERTAEAIKMTIGTVFKGSRNDTMDIRGRDMVTGLPRTITIHSEEIERALHESVAMIVQSAKNVLEKTPPELSADIIDRGVIITGGGALLHGMDQLLIEELKVPVFVAERPMDCVAIGTGIMLENIDRVPASL
- a CDS encoding flagellar hook-basal body protein; protein product: MFKGFYTVATGMITQQRRTELLTNNLSNANTPGFKADQSTIRSFPDMLMSSIGKTNAPANQQAGAEYMSQVGALNTGTYLQETLPNYIQGQIYSTDFTTDMALIDGNLPQNEDGITGSIFFRLEHPAGGEAYTRNGNFTLDGQGHLVNGQGLYVLNDAGQRIQLPNDDFRLDENGAIFVNDQQVARVGVSYAANPNMLRKQDNGLIRTENGENLPTAYGANGVSFTLRQNFLEGSNVDSGRTMTDLMTAYRAFEANQKVLQAYDRSMEKAVNEIGKI
- a CDS encoding flagellar hook-basal body protein, translated to MLRTMMTATNTMGQLQNKLDTISNNIANSSTTGYKTKEASFNELLYQQFNNDKQDRAERQTPVGIRYGSGAMLGQIKSNEKQGSLQTTNRDLDFAFTKAKQYFNILMPNGENGTETVYTRQGDFYLSPLNNGTVMLVTAEGYPVANAAGQAITLPDTVQKFAVRDGGVLEASYPNGDIIRTDLAVTEFQKPQLMEHVSGSYVGLPDNLAELGFTQAEVLTELVGANRQQIGMQSGTLEMSNVNLSKEMTELIQTQRSYQFNARAVTLADQMLGLINGIR
- a CDS encoding DNA-directed RNA polymerase subunit beta, encoding MTNDSRRRSVPTQETDTQPEKKERRSNGEQREVRWVQIRLIPIWLRIVIVLVLVVAAAALGAMFGFSVIGEGNAMDIFKRDTWQHIFDIMNGKE
- the fabZ gene encoding 3-hydroxyacyl-ACP dehydratase FabZ, translating into MLTAEQIQAILPHRYPFLFVDRIVELDEGKRAVGLKNVSINENFFNGHFPGYPVMPGVLIVEALAQVGGVALLNAEEFKGRLAFLTGVDNCRFKRQVVPGDQLKLEVEFVKLRGAMGKGHGIATVDGELVCEADILFAIGPEQPKQA
- a CDS encoding nuclease-related domain-containing protein, whose product is MVIAIREKPLKLLWLEAVMRRLLKNDVEFHYYQEQYRRLDAGFAGEQKVDREWHELLCPNTFFVLHNLCLKNTAQHMHQLDTLFICSQFIFVLEIKNIHGRLEFNQLTHQCTRTKADGTVEGFPNAFTQTERHMRFLKSLSYSLPIEGAVVIANPSAIIVNPSKALPIFHVSGLHQHLQSLFKKHPQKMLTDDQLAQLVQGLLSKQTIPHIQTSIAPSRFRHGVLCPKCSYQHNMYFYRGIWKCSFCHYRSIEIFAEAMLDYQLLVSHSITNQQLRKFFKIDSIDTATRLLQKFQFPYTGTYKNRVYHLPENLLDYMKRFFEG
- a CDS encoding YwpF family protein, with amino-acid sequence MKTFKMLSFDLVTKDGVQPFPLVDGIIINQENSHQSWILELFMEKQYRSTFDELLVNATVCNVRAVISFPDNEPAPFQVIVHTVQEIGDHVSVLLKGTLKIKRSKYAEQLLSELLAEGVSLEDLLERFTKDMKQRPKLKND
- a CDS encoding single-stranded DNA-binding protein, with product MNQVGLVGRFTKDPVLRYLSGNRVQTHFSLAINRNFKNNRGEVDADFIFCTAWGRLAEHIVKYCGKGSLIGANGRIQTRSFVNEENTKIFMTEVVVEDIRFYHLKQRNSDETAIVPPQPPNEQEDLKDFVLP